From the Halalkalicoccus sp. CGA53 genome, one window contains:
- a CDS encoding glutathione S-transferase N-terminal domain-containing protein, producing MTAQITLYRLQACPYCERVARTLGDLGLEYHSRYVEALHSRRTAVKRVAGVRSVPVLVDETTGVTMAESANVVEYLEDTYGEGAA from the coding sequence ATGACCGCCCAGATCACGCTCTACCGGCTGCAGGCGTGCCCGTACTGCGAACGAGTCGCCAGAACGCTCGGCGACCTCGGCCTCGAGTACCACTCTCGATACGTCGAAGCGCTTCACTCGCGTCGGACCGCCGTGAAGAGGGTCGCTGGCGTCCGGTCTGTGCCGGTGCTCGTCGACGAGACGACCGGCGTGACGATGGCCGAGAGCGCCAACGTCGTCGAGTACCTGGAGGACACCTACGGCGAGGGGGCGGCCTGA
- a CDS encoding CRISPR-associated protein Cas4, whose amino-acid sequence MPPHAMSDLAIATYCPRKLYYTWQADDRTVPESVRERRDLAFRYDELLAAEESALAAEPIAVSPEAYRANVERSAGTIDRFDDLVNPDARDVLLTGRECRGIVHKVLDEPPEPSMISTGSPPRQGVWEPDSVRAVAAAKALAWTREFPVERAYVEYPTHGVIRSVEITTRRKATYRRAVRTTEAIDGPPPRLRGKAKCRSCEFRDRCGVRSRSLRSLLFGAR is encoded by the coding sequence GTGCCGCCCCACGCGATGAGCGACCTCGCGATCGCCACCTACTGCCCGCGTAAGCTCTACTACACCTGGCAGGCCGACGATCGAACGGTGCCCGAGTCGGTACGAGAGCGCCGGGACCTCGCCTTCCGATATGACGAGTTGCTCGCGGCCGAGGAGAGCGCGCTCGCCGCCGAACCGATCGCCGTCTCGCCCGAAGCGTACCGGGCGAACGTAGAACGGAGCGCTGGGACGATCGACCGCTTCGACGACCTCGTGAACCCCGATGCGCGCGACGTATTGCTGACCGGTCGGGAGTGCCGTGGGATCGTCCACAAGGTCCTAGACGAGCCACCGGAGCCGTCGATGATATCGACCGGCAGCCCCCCGCGGCAGGGCGTCTGGGAGCCCGACTCGGTTCGTGCGGTCGCGGCGGCGAAGGCGCTCGCCTGGACTCGCGAGTTCCCGGTCGAACGGGCGTACGTCGAGTACCCCACGCACGGTGTGATCCGATCCGTCGAGATCACGACCCGGCGGAAGGCGACCTACCGACGGGCGGTTCGTACGACCGAGGCGATCGACGGTCCGCCGCCGCGGCTGCGCGGGAAGGCGAAGTGTCGGTCCTGTGAGTTCCGCGACCGTTGCGGGGTGCGGAGCCGGTCACTTCGATCGCTGCTCTTCGGCGCGAGGTGA
- a CDS encoding histidine kinase, translated as MDDRWWLGGALGGAIGAVGFGALAFLLDPEFLEATVPGLYGVEAATGIGVALHLVHGAVLGLVFAAILGSDAFARTVGEEPVLGDTAATVRAGLAGLAYGVAIWALLPVVVVPLWAAGTGIEAEVPTLALESLLGHVVYGLLLGATYAAVTGR; from the coding sequence ATGGACGATCGCTGGTGGCTCGGCGGGGCTCTCGGCGGTGCGATCGGGGCGGTAGGCTTCGGAGCGCTCGCGTTCCTCCTCGATCCCGAGTTCCTCGAGGCGACGGTTCCGGGGCTGTACGGCGTCGAGGCGGCGACGGGGATCGGAGTGGCGCTGCACCTCGTCCACGGTGCCGTCCTCGGACTCGTCTTCGCCGCGATCCTCGGCTCCGACGCGTTCGCCAGAACCGTCGGCGAGGAGCCGGTGCTCGGGGACACCGCCGCGACGGTCAGGGCTGGACTCGCGGGACTGGCCTACGGGGTCGCGATCTGGGCGCTCCTCCCCGTCGTCGTCGTTCCGCTGTGGGCCGCCGGGACCGGCATCGAGGCGGAGGTGCCGACGCTCGCGCTCGAGAGCCTGCTCGGCCACGTCGTCTACGGTCTACTGCTCGGCGCGACGTACGCGGCCGTCACTGGCCGGTGA
- a CDS encoding YeiH family protein encodes MSGREAMPGLAFLVAGALAAHLLAPLVGVDRILLAIAVGALCANTVGIPGYLREGVATYSVLLGAGIVLLGASIPLGALVESGPVLLALVLGVAGGTLALVELIARVGFDLSERLRALLAAGTSICGVSAVVAVASAIRARQEHIAYAAATVLLFDAVTIVIYPVLGSALGLSDAVFGIWAGLSMFSTGPVVAVGFAHSEVAGQWATMTKLARNALIGVVVVAYAARYADTGNQRIGIADLYRRIPAFVVGFLVLAVVANAGLLSEGALSAIGDVGDWLFLLAFVGVGADVKLSRLRETGVAPLVVVALAFVVTSTLTLAAALALFG; translated from the coding sequence ATGAGCGGGCGAGAGGCGATGCCCGGTCTCGCCTTCCTCGTCGCCGGAGCGCTCGCGGCGCACCTCCTCGCGCCGCTCGTCGGGGTCGACCGGATCCTGCTCGCGATCGCCGTCGGCGCGCTCTGTGCGAACACCGTCGGGATCCCCGGATATCTGCGGGAGGGCGTCGCTACCTACTCGGTCCTGCTCGGTGCGGGGATCGTCCTGCTGGGCGCATCGATCCCGCTCGGCGCGCTCGTCGAGTCGGGACCGGTGCTGCTCGCGCTCGTCCTCGGCGTCGCCGGGGGGACGCTCGCCCTCGTCGAACTGATCGCCCGTGTCGGCTTCGACCTGTCCGAACGCCTCCGGGCGCTGCTCGCCGCCGGGACGAGCATCTGCGGGGTCTCGGCCGTCGTCGCGGTCGCGAGCGCGATCCGCGCGCGACAGGAGCACATCGCCTACGCCGCCGCGACCGTGTTGCTCTTCGACGCGGTGACGATCGTCATCTACCCCGTTCTGGGATCCGCCCTCGGCCTCTCGGACGCCGTGTTCGGGATCTGGGCCGGCCTCAGCATGTTCAGTACCGGACCCGTCGTCGCGGTCGGCTTCGCACACTCGGAGGTCGCCGGTCAGTGGGCGACGATGACGAAACTCGCGCGGAACGCGCTGATCGGCGTCGTCGTCGTCGCCTACGCCGCACGGTACGCCGACACGGGGAATCAGCGTATCGGGATCGCCGACCTCTACCGGCGGATCCCGGCGTTCGTCGTCGGCTTTCTGGTCCTCGCGGTCGTGGCGAACGCGGGTCTCCTCTCGGAGGGAGCGCTCTCGGCGATCGGCGACGTCGGCGACTGGCTCTTCTTACTCGCGTTCGTCGGCGTGGGCGCCGACGTCAAGCTCTCGCGACTGCGAGAGACTGGCGTCGCGCCGTTGGTCGTCGTCGCGCTCGCGTTCGTCGTCACGAGCACGCTCACGCTCGCGGCGGCGCTCGCGCTCTTCGGCTGA
- a CDS encoding CobW family GTP-binding protein — protein MADEPIPVTIVSGPLGAGKTTLLNHLLRTTDRRLAVLVNDMGELNVDAALLEEGAVAADAGIAELSNGCICCELRDDLETEVVRLARSREFEQLVVESSGISEPAPVAQLFTTGSDAAAVYEVDALVTVVDAASFDSLFGDGPVERAETEEGQRSLPDLVVEGIECCDVLLLNKCDRVADDRLHGIEATIRELQPRARLIRTEFCEVDPAELLGTGRFDLDAMRQMTAWKRAREHTVRGEDDTHDDHPHGDGSSHGHRHGHEHGHRHPEEVYGVTSFVYRRRRPFDPERFAALLESLPPSVIRAKGVCWVAGRDEYVLVVSQVGPITRVEATDEWVAAKHEIERELYRENHPELAWDEVVGDRRIELVVIGRGMNHCEVVRSLDDCLFEGTADPDERVDVEASAFPDALDECVEFTRARAEE, from the coding sequence ATGGCGGACGAGCCAATCCCGGTGACGATCGTGAGCGGGCCGCTCGGGGCCGGGAAGACGACGCTGCTCAACCACCTCCTCCGGACGACCGACCGGCGACTGGCCGTCCTCGTCAACGACATGGGCGAGCTCAACGTCGACGCCGCGCTGCTCGAGGAGGGCGCGGTCGCGGCCGACGCCGGGATCGCCGAGCTCTCGAACGGCTGTATCTGCTGCGAGCTCAGGGACGACCTCGAGACCGAAGTCGTCCGGCTGGCCCGGTCCCGCGAGTTCGAGCAGCTCGTCGTCGAGTCCTCGGGCATCTCCGAGCCGGCACCCGTCGCTCAGCTGTTCACGACCGGCTCGGACGCGGCGGCGGTCTACGAGGTGGACGCGCTCGTCACCGTCGTGGACGCCGCGAGCTTCGACTCGCTGTTCGGCGACGGCCCGGTCGAGCGCGCCGAGACCGAGGAGGGCCAGCGATCGCTCCCGGACCTCGTCGTCGAGGGGATCGAGTGCTGTGACGTGCTCCTGCTGAACAAGTGCGACCGGGTCGCCGACGACCGACTACACGGGATCGAGGCGACGATCCGGGAGCTCCAGCCGCGGGCCCGACTGATTCGGACCGAGTTCTGCGAGGTCGATCCGGCGGAGCTGCTGGGAACCGGCCGGTTCGACCTCGACGCGATGCGCCAGATGACGGCCTGGAAGCGGGCGCGCGAGCACACCGTTCGCGGCGAGGACGACACACACGACGATCACCCCCACGGAGACGGGAGTTCACACGGACACCGACATGGGCACGAACACGGCCATCGCCACCCTGAGGAGGTCTACGGCGTGACCTCGTTCGTCTACCGTCGGCGGCGCCCGTTCGACCCGGAGCGGTTCGCGGCGCTGCTCGAATCGCTGCCCCCGTCGGTGATCCGGGCGAAGGGCGTCTGCTGGGTGGCTGGCCGCGACGAGTACGTACTGGTGGTGAGCCAGGTCGGCCCGATCACCCGCGTCGAGGCAACCGACGAGTGGGTCGCGGCCAAACACGAGATCGAACGCGAGCTATACAGGGAGAACCACCCGGAGCTGGCGTGGGACGAGGTGGTCGGCGATCGACGGATCGAGCTCGTGGTGATCGGCCGAGGGATGAACCACTGCGAGGTCGTGAGGTCACTCGACGACTGTCTGTTCGAGGGGACGGCCGACCCGGACGAACGTGTCGACGTCGAAGCGAGCGCGTTCCCCGACGCGCTCGACGAGTGCGTCGAGTTCACACGAGCGCGAGCGGAAGAGTGA
- a CDS encoding carbon starvation CstA family protein, with product MSLGIIWIVALVLTTFTVAYVGYGRYLAGFVDLDDSRETPAHRYDDGQEYVPAKKPVLLGHHYSSIAGGAPIVGPITAALIWGWVPAVLWVAIGNPILGAVHDFVSLSGSIRHEGKSIGSILGEYVGKQGKDMLLWFAFLLVILVVAVFALVIAVVFNAFPEAATASILYVALALIFGVWLYQLGLSFALGTVIFVPAVFVAVWVGIQFPIALTPPAEDAFREGTFVLLGGFPLELLGEQNIAAWVVTILVYGGIASVLPVWMLLQPRDYLSSFLLYTGVGGALLAVIVGTFITTTAEPLTINIPAWYGFMGSDLVPFLMPLFPLLFLTIACGTISGFHSLVSSGTTAKQLNKETDAKLIGYGGMLGEGLLAAVAICTVVLIAATPAEGGIALALPNFADGGGIILTALGVPLFGGTVFMGLVLSAFLLTSMDTAVRLGRYMVEEIVGTPETAVEEAGANKVVNTSVIVVIAFVLLGSGEWETLWPLFGGANQLLAALALLTATVWLANWDESKQLISTGGPMALMAGITVCGLLWLAGYQVLYQGIVLGGLEGTFEVVAGIVQGLLALVLVGLGVALLWIGYGNLKTVRRTDAVAADGGETAEDDD from the coding sequence ATGTCACTTGGCATCATATGGATCGTGGCGCTCGTCCTCACGACGTTCACGGTCGCCTACGTCGGCTACGGGCGGTACCTCGCGGGGTTCGTCGACCTCGACGACTCGCGTGAGACGCCGGCACACCGGTACGACGACGGCCAGGAGTACGTCCCGGCGAAGAAACCGGTCCTACTGGGTCACCACTACTCGAGCATCGCGGGCGGCGCGCCGATCGTCGGCCCGATCACGGCGGCGCTGATCTGGGGCTGGGTGCCGGCCGTGCTCTGGGTCGCGATCGGGAACCCGATCCTAGGGGCGGTCCACGACTTCGTCTCCCTCTCGGGGAGCATCAGACACGAGGGCAAGTCGATCGGCTCGATCCTCGGCGAGTACGTCGGGAAGCAGGGCAAGGACATGCTGCTGTGGTTCGCGTTCCTGCTCGTGATCCTCGTCGTCGCCGTCTTCGCACTGGTGATCGCCGTCGTCTTCAACGCGTTCCCGGAGGCGGCGACGGCGAGCATCCTCTACGTCGCGCTCGCGTTGATCTTCGGCGTCTGGCTCTACCAGCTCGGGCTGTCGTTCGCCCTAGGGACCGTGATATTCGTCCCCGCGGTCTTCGTCGCCGTCTGGGTCGGTATCCAGTTCCCGATCGCGCTCACGCCGCCAGCCGAGGACGCCTTCCGCGAGGGGACGTTCGTCCTGCTAGGGGGCTTCCCGCTCGAACTGCTCGGCGAGCAGAACATCGCCGCCTGGGTCGTCACGATCCTCGTCTACGGCGGGATCGCGAGCGTGCTGCCGGTCTGGATGCTGCTCCAGCCGCGGGACTACCTCTCGTCGTTCCTGCTGTACACCGGCGTCGGGGGCGCGCTGCTCGCGGTGATCGTCGGGACCTTCATCACGACGACCGCCGAACCCCTGACGATCAACATCCCGGCCTGGTACGGCTTCATGGGCAGCGACCTCGTGCCGTTCCTGATGCCGCTGTTCCCTCTGCTCTTTCTCACGATCGCCTGCGGGACGATTAGCGGCTTCCACTCGCTGGTCTCCTCCGGGACGACGGCGAAGCAGCTGAACAAGGAGACCGACGCCAAGCTGATCGGCTACGGCGGGATGCTCGGCGAGGGGCTGCTCGCGGCGGTCGCGATCTGTACCGTCGTCCTGATCGCCGCGACGCCGGCCGAGGGCGGCATCGCGCTCGCGCTCCCGAACTTCGCCGACGGTGGCGGCATCATCCTGACCGCGCTGGGCGTCCCCCTGTTCGGCGGGACGGTGTTCATGGGGCTCGTCCTCTCGGCGTTCCTGCTCACGAGCATGGACACCGCGGTCAGGCTCGGCCGGTACATGGTCGAGGAGATCGTCGGGACGCCCGAGACCGCGGTCGAGGAGGCCGGCGCGAACAAGGTCGTGAACACGAGCGTCATCGTCGTGATCGCGTTCGTCCTTCTGGGCAGCGGCGAGTGGGAGACGCTCTGGCCGCTGTTCGGCGGCGCGAACCAGCTGCTCGCCGCGCTCGCGCTCCTGACCGCGACGGTCTGGCTCGCCAACTGGGACGAGTCGAAACAGCTGATCTCCACGGGCGGACCGATGGCGCTGATGGCGGGGATCACCGTCTGCGGCCTGCTGTGGCTCGCTGGCTACCAGGTGCTCTACCAGGGGATCGTCCTCGGCGGGCTCGAAGGCACCTTCGAGGTCGTCGCCGGCATCGTCCAGGGCCTGCTCGCGCTCGTGCTCGTCGGCCTCGGGGTGGCGCTGCTGTGGATCGGCTACGGCAACCTGAAGACGGTGCGCCGGACCGACGCCGTCGCGGCCGACGGCGGCGAGACGGCAGAGGACGACGACTAG
- a CDS encoding hemolysin family protein — MADFSSSVGAVTVLGLDLSFGVLAGVTAVALVVLLSLSALFSAAEIALFSLSAHRIEELVEEGRPRAEAVARLREDPHRLLVTILAGNTLCNLAMAAIAVGLLAFVVPPLTAVAVGVLGVAALVLLFGESAPRSYAVEHTESLALRLARPIRLSEYALYPLVALFDVLTRGVNRLVGGGGAIETPYLTRDELEALIETGEREGVIDEDERELLSRVFRFTETIAKEVMTPRLDVTAIPAEASVAEAIDVAIQSGHERLPVYDANLDNVVGIVAVQDLVREHTYGERSDPSLRDLTTPTLHVPESKAVDELLREMRSERLHMVIVIDEFGTTEGIVTLEDIVEEVVGEILDGGEEQPIEVLSESEIVVRGEVNIDEVNDALEIDLPEGEEFETIAGFVFNRAGRLVEEGETFAYDGTDITVEEVENTRIMKARVERTRRAVSETVEDG, encoded by the coding sequence ATGGCCGACTTCTCGTCGTCAGTGGGTGCGGTGACCGTCCTCGGCCTCGATCTCTCGTTCGGGGTGCTGGCGGGCGTCACAGCGGTCGCGCTGGTCGTCCTGCTCTCGCTCTCCGCGCTGTTCTCGGCCGCCGAGATCGCGCTGTTCTCGCTCTCGGCCCACCGGATCGAGGAGCTCGTCGAGGAGGGGAGACCGCGGGCGGAGGCGGTCGCCCGGCTCAGGGAGGACCCACACAGGCTGCTCGTGACGATCCTCGCGGGCAACACGCTCTGTAACCTCGCGATGGCGGCGATCGCGGTCGGCCTGCTCGCGTTCGTCGTCCCCCCGCTGACCGCCGTCGCCGTCGGCGTCCTCGGGGTCGCGGCGCTCGTGCTCCTGTTCGGCGAGAGCGCGCCCCGATCGTACGCTGTCGAACACACCGAGTCGCTCGCGTTGCGTCTGGCCCGCCCGATCCGGCTCTCGGAGTACGCGCTCTACCCGCTGGTCGCGCTGTTCGACGTACTCACTCGCGGGGTGAACCGGCTGGTCGGCGGCGGCGGCGCGATCGAGACGCCGTATCTCACCCGCGACGAGCTGGAGGCGCTGATCGAGACGGGCGAGCGCGAGGGCGTCATCGACGAGGACGAACGCGAGCTGCTCTCACGCGTCTTCCGGTTCACCGAGACGATCGCGAAGGAGGTGATGACGCCCCGGCTCGACGTGACCGCGATACCTGCAGAAGCGAGCGTCGCCGAGGCGATCGACGTCGCCATCCAGAGCGGCCACGAACGGCTACCGGTCTACGACGCGAACCTCGACAACGTCGTCGGGATCGTCGCCGTCCAGGACCTCGTCCGCGAACACACCTACGGCGAGCGTTCGGATCCCTCGCTGCGGGACCTGACGACCCCGACGCTACACGTCCCGGAGTCGAAGGCCGTCGACGAACTCCTGCGCGAGATGCGTTCCGAGCGCCTGCACATGGTGATCGTCATCGACGAGTTCGGGACCACGGAGGGGATCGTCACGCTGGAGGACATCGTCGAGGAGGTCGTCGGCGAGATCCTCGACGGCGGGGAAGAACAGCCGATCGAGGTCCTCTCCGAGTCGGAGATCGTCGTCCGTGGCGAGGTGAACATCGACGAGGTGAACGACGCCCTCGAGATCGACCTCCCGGAGGGTGAGGAGTTCGAGACGATCGCCGGCTTCGTCTTCAACCGCGCCGGACGGCTCGTCGAGGAGGGCGAGACGTTCGCCTACGACGGCACCGACATCACGGTGGAGGAGGTCGAGAACACCCGGATCATGAAGGCGCGGGTCGAGCGGACGAGGCGGGCGGTCTCGGAGACGGTCGAGGACGGGTAG
- a CDS encoding inorganic phosphate transporter, whose amino-acid sequence MVEPAVVAVTIVAAIASLFMAWSIGAGSSGSTPFAPAVGANAISVMRAGFVVGLLCFAGAVLQGQNVSETMGRDLIGGVTLSPEGAAIALLTAAALVMIGVFTGYPIATAFTTTGAVIGAGLALGGTPAWGQYQQIAALWILTPFVGGGIAYVTAVTIRREDVPDRLAIPVLAGVVGVLLANVEFAVLGPEGEDASIAESVSAWADLGFGIDPVGPATTLLIAAVAALVVGRDMRGSVERGERRFLLALGALVAFSAGGSQVGLAIGPLLPVLDPFSIPVLAVLFGGGVGLLIGAWTGAPRMIKAIAQDYSSLGPRRSIAALIPSFAIAQTAILFGIPVSFNQIIVSAVVGAGAAASAGGAGVSRRKIGFTLLAWVGSLAIALALGYGLVTGVGTFV is encoded by the coding sequence ATGGTAGAGCCCGCTGTCGTGGCCGTGACGATCGTCGCAGCGATCGCGAGCCTCTTCATGGCGTGGTCGATCGGGGCGGGGTCGAGCGGCTCGACACCCTTCGCCCCGGCGGTCGGCGCGAACGCCATCTCGGTGATGCGCGCCGGCTTCGTCGTCGGTCTCCTCTGTTTCGCGGGCGCGGTGCTCCAGGGCCAGAACGTCTCCGAGACGATGGGGCGGGACCTGATCGGCGGGGTGACACTCAGCCCGGAGGGGGCGGCGATCGCGCTGTTGACCGCCGCGGCACTCGTGATGATCGGCGTCTTCACGGGCTACCCGATCGCCACCGCGTTCACCACGACCGGCGCGGTGATCGGCGCGGGCCTCGCCCTCGGCGGGACGCCCGCGTGGGGACAGTACCAGCAGATCGCGGCACTCTGGATCCTCACACCGTTCGTCGGTGGGGGGATCGCCTACGTCACCGCGGTCACGATCCGGCGCGAGGACGTCCCCGATCGTCTCGCGATCCCCGTCCTCGCGGGCGTCGTCGGCGTCCTGCTCGCGAACGTCGAGTTCGCCGTCCTCGGTCCGGAGGGCGAGGACGCCTCGATCGCGGAGTCGGTCTCCGCGTGGGCCGACCTCGGGTTCGGGATCGACCCGGTCGGACCGGCCACGACGCTCCTGATCGCAGCGGTCGCGGCGCTGGTCGTCGGCCGCGACATGCGAGGGAGCGTCGAACGCGGCGAGCGACGCTTCCTCCTCGCGCTCGGGGCGCTCGTCGCTTTCTCGGCGGGCGGGAGCCAGGTCGGCCTCGCGATCGGCCCCCTCCTCCCGGTGCTCGACCCGTTCTCGATCCCCGTCCTCGCCGTGCTGTTCGGCGGCGGTGTCGGCCTGCTGATCGGCGCTTGGACCGGCGCGCCACGGATGATCAAGGCGATCGCCCAGGACTACTCCTCGCTCGGCCCTCGACGATCGATCGCCGCGCTCATTCCGTCCTTCGCTATCGCACAGACCGCGATCCTCTTCGGCATCCCCGTCTCGTTCAACCAGATCATCGTTAGCGCGGTCGTCGGTGCGGGCGCTGCCGCCTCCGCGGGCGGGGCGGGCGTCAGCCGGCGGAAGATCGGGTTCACCCTCCTCGCCTGGGTCGGCTCGCTGGCGATCGCGCTCGCGCTCGGCTACGGGCTCGTCACCGGCGTCGGGACGTTCGTGTGA
- a CDS encoding redoxin domain-containing protein, with translation MVDFDVVSLPPADHPESGEGAPEFTRPLVNREFWEDVSLSELTDEGPVLLVFHSMDGAFPALYTWKEVQERDLDERVRVVGLSISTPYEHKRFLEERDLDASLFSDPSNDIAEAYGVVNDLDGMSGVSEPRPAVFLIDGGGTIGYAWAANEHPDFPEWDEVEDAIDDL, from the coding sequence ATGGTCGACTTCGACGTCGTCTCGCTGCCGCCGGCCGACCACCCCGAATCCGGCGAGGGGGCCCCGGAGTTCACCCGCCCGCTGGTGAACCGGGAGTTCTGGGAGGACGTCTCGCTCTCGGAGCTCACGGACGAAGGGCCGGTCCTGCTCGTCTTCCACTCGATGGACGGCGCGTTCCCGGCGCTCTACACGTGGAAGGAGGTACAGGAGCGGGACCTCGACGAGCGGGTACGCGTCGTCGGCCTCTCGATCTCGACGCCGTACGAGCACAAACGGTTTCTCGAGGAGCGAGACCTCGACGCCTCGCTGTTCAGCGATCCGAGTAACGATATCGCGGAGGCCTACGGTGTCGTGAACGACCTCGACGGGATGAGTGGCGTCTCGGAGCCGCGACCCGCCGTCTTCCTGATCGACGGGGGTGGGACGATCGGGTACGCGTGGGCGGCGAACGAGCATCCCGACTTCCCGGAGTGGGACGAGGTCGAGGACGCGATCGACGACCTGTAA
- a CDS encoding L-threonylcarbamoyladenylate synthase produces MNSIERAAAAIRSGALVVYPTETVYGLAADALSPAAIERAFEAKGRARGRPLSMAVPDGETAREYTRLTERERAFVERFLPGPVTVVVERGPELPDELTGGRDRVGIRIPDHPVALALLAEVAPITATSANRSGGANARRAEDLDPTIRERSEVVLDGGTLAGTESTVVDVEMGEIHRQGEIADEVEQWLADH; encoded by the coding sequence ATGAACTCGATCGAGCGGGCCGCGGCCGCGATCCGGTCGGGCGCCCTCGTCGTCTACCCGACCGAGACGGTCTACGGGCTCGCAGCGGACGCGCTCTCGCCCGCGGCGATCGAGCGGGCCTTCGAGGCGAAGGGGAGGGCGCGGGGTCGACCGCTCTCGATGGCGGTACCGGACGGAGAGACAGCGAGAGAGTACACGAGGCTCACCGAACGCGAGCGCGCGTTCGTAGAGCGCTTTCTCCCCGGACCGGTCACGGTCGTCGTCGAGCGTGGTCCCGAGCTACCCGACGAACTCACCGGCGGGCGCGACCGGGTCGGGATCCGGATTCCCGACCACCCGGTCGCCCTGGCGTTGCTCGCCGAGGTCGCGCCGATCACTGCGACGAGCGCGAACCGGAGCGGGGGGGCGAACGCCAGGCGCGCAGAGGACCTCGATCCGACGATCCGGGAGCGAAGCGAGGTCGTCCTCGACGGCGGAACCCTGGCGGGAACTGAGAGTACGGTCGTCGACGTCGAGATGGGGGAGATCCACCGGCAGGGGGAGATCGCTGACGAGGTAGAGCAGTGGCTCGCCGACCACTGA
- a CDS encoding cupin domain-containing protein: MGYHALDPDVLPETPDRPCSRRTIGEAVGLESVSVNRYDAEPGEQIPLAYHSHDEQEELLYVLSGTLYVETPEREYVIREGEVFVAEPESPHRAYNPISGIEPVSVLAVGAPRVDDARRYDPQG; this comes from the coding sequence ATGGGCTACCACGCACTCGACCCCGACGTGCTCCCCGAGACGCCCGATCGGCCGTGTTCGCGGCGAACGATCGGCGAGGCCGTGGGCCTCGAATCGGTCTCGGTCAACCGCTACGACGCGGAGCCGGGCGAGCAGATCCCGCTCGCCTACCACTCCCACGACGAACAGGAGGAGCTCCTCTACGTCCTCTCCGGTACCCTGTACGTCGAGACGCCCGAGCGCGAGTACGTGATTCGAGAGGGCGAGGTGTTCGTCGCCGAGCCCGAGAGCCCCCACCGGGCGTACAACCCGATCTCCGGGATCGAGCCCGTCAGCGTGCTCGCGGTCGGCGCGCCCCGGGTGGACGACGCCCGCCGCTACGACCCGCAGGGATGA
- a CDS encoding ArsA family ATPase, giving the protein MAEFVFFGGKGGVGKTTAASAYALRCSRAGIETLVVSTDPAHSTGDVFDQSFDDDPRAVEGYDRLAVMELDPEREVQEHLRETKRRLNDQLSAALVNEIDLQIEMAHRTPGAYEAALFDRFVDVMREAEYDRVVFDTSPTGSTLRLLALPDLLGKWIDRLAYKREKSIELFEMAAIGRQEPRRVAEGDPILAHLAHRKERFEFAGETLREAAFYLVCTPDELSVRETERSLSTHEEYDLSVEGIVINKLTPEPDPDEEGTGARYLREKVATERERVDRIEREFSPPIVARIPSRSREITGTLLEETADELAIEPDREP; this is encoded by the coding sequence ATGGCCGAGTTCGTCTTCTTCGGCGGGAAGGGCGGGGTCGGAAAGACTACGGCGGCGAGCGCCTACGCGCTGCGGTGTTCGCGCGCGGGGATCGAGACGCTCGTCGTCTCCACCGATCCGGCACACAGCACCGGCGACGTCTTCGACCAGTCGTTCGACGACGATCCGCGTGCGGTCGAGGGCTACGATCGGCTCGCGGTGATGGAACTCGACCCCGAACGCGAGGTACAGGAACACCTCCGGGAGACGAAACGGCGGCTGAACGACCAGCTTAGCGCGGCGCTCGTCAACGAGATCGACCTCCAGATAGAGATGGCCCACCGCACCCCGGGGGCGTACGAGGCGGCGCTGTTCGACCGGTTCGTCGACGTGATGCGCGAGGCGGAGTACGACCGGGTGGTCTTCGACACCTCTCCGACGGGCTCGACGCTCAGGCTGCTCGCACTCCCCGACCTGCTGGGCAAGTGGATCGACCGGCTGGCATACAAGCGCGAGAAGAGCATCGAGCTGTTCGAGATGGCGGCGATCGGCCGGCAGGAGCCGAGACGCGTCGCCGAGGGCGATCCGATCCTCGCACACCTCGCTCACAGAAAGGAACGCTTCGAGTTCGCCGGCGAGACCCTCCGAGAGGCGGCGTTCTACCTCGTCTGTACGCCGGACGAGCTCTCGGTGCGCGAGACCGAACGGTCGCTCTCCACCCACGAGGAGTACGACCTCTCGGTCGAGGGGATCGTGATCAACAAGTTGACCCCCGAGCCGGATCCGGACGAGGAGGGGACGGGAGCGCGCTACCTGCGGGAGAAGGTCGCGACCGAGCGCGAACGGGTCGACCGGATCGAACGCGAGTTCTCGCCGCCGATCGTCGCGCGCATCCCCTCCCGGAGCCGGGAGATCACGGGCACGCTCCTCGAGGAGACGGCGGACGAGCTCGCGATCGAGCCGGACCGGGAGCCGTGA